Proteins encoded within one genomic window of Glycine soja cultivar W05 chromosome 1, ASM419377v2, whole genome shotgun sequence:
- the LOC114412935 gene encoding uncharacterized protein LOC114412935 yields the protein MGGGTIMTTITSHRVPQFRNTLNNFSSPSPSSSAPKLNPALSTTNTLSCTCSVSHTQLCTNQPAPSQREVEDAVSSLQEFMQAFQQISGFYDSRGVMSHGYKRLYDAFQLLQADPTIKRLVVSLSSDKALWDAVMSNVRHQKKLLELPDSVDCRRPQIFELNEFGIQILSWTLDIIKGKILELIESFQSLVNDLFQSPKMGNATTIATERDEKVRSSFLLSILILLIIIVARSQRF from the exons ATGGGAGGAGGAACCATCATGACTACCATTACCAGTCATCGTGTGCCTCAGTTTAGGAACACCCTCAACAacttctcttctccttctccttcttcttctgctCCCAAGCTTAACCCTGCACTTTCAACTACAAACACTTTATCTTGCACTTGCAGCGTCTCTCACACTCAACTTTGCACCAACCAGCCAGCTCCATCTCAACGTGAAGTTGAAGATGCTGTATCATCTCTTCAAGA ATTTATGCAAGCATTTCAACAGATCTCAGGCTTTTATGATTCGAGGGGAGTGATGTCTCATGGATATAAAAGACTATATGATGCTTTTCAGTTGCTGCAAGCTGATCCCACTATTAAG AGATTAGTGGTATCATTATCATCTGATAAGGCTCTTTGGGATGCTGTCATGAGCAATGTCCGGCATCAAAAAAAGCTCCTAGAGTTGCCTGATTCAG TTGATTGCAGGAGACCTCAGATTTTTGAACTAAATGAATTTGGCATACAAATACTTAGCTGGACATTGGATATCATAAAGGGAAAAATATTGGAACTAATAGAAAGTTTCCAATCActtgtgaatgatttatttcaaTCCCCTAAGATGGGGAATGCCACAACAATTGCAACAGAGAGGGATGAAAAAGTTAGGTCATCTTTCCTTCTCTCCATACTAATCCTCTTGATTATAATAGTGGCTCGATCTCAAAGGTTTTAG